From a region of the Pseudoxanthomonas sp. X-1 genome:
- a CDS encoding LysR family transcriptional regulator — MSAPDLNLLIALDALLASGSVAGAARRLGLSPSAMSRTLTRLRDTTGDALLVRAGRQMVLTPYAEALRDRARTAVEDARAVLQPPPTTLDLDTLQRVFTLRANDGFIEAFGPRLIAAVAHAAPGVQLRFAAKPQKTAAPLRAGEADLEIGVLNAMGPEVRVQALFRDHFVGVVRAGHPLARPREVTAQDYVAHGHVVASRHARDHGPVDDALARLGLRRRIVAVVPGFPAAVAVARASDLIALVPASYAASQGTADGASLHAFGLPVPLAGITVSQMWHPRLHGDAAHRWLRELVLAQCREP; from the coding sequence ATGTCCGCCCCCGACCTCAACCTGCTGATCGCCCTGGACGCGCTGCTGGCCAGCGGCAGCGTCGCCGGCGCCGCGCGCAGGCTGGGCCTGAGCCCCTCGGCGATGAGTCGCACGCTCACCCGGCTGCGCGACACCACCGGCGATGCGCTGCTGGTGCGCGCTGGCCGGCAGATGGTGCTCACGCCCTATGCCGAAGCGCTCCGCGACCGTGCGCGCACCGCGGTCGAGGACGCACGCGCCGTGCTGCAGCCACCGCCGACGACACTCGACCTGGACACGCTGCAGCGCGTGTTCACCCTCCGCGCCAACGACGGCTTCATCGAGGCCTTCGGCCCGCGCCTGATCGCCGCCGTCGCGCACGCGGCGCCTGGCGTGCAGCTGCGCTTCGCGGCCAAGCCGCAGAAGACCGCGGCGCCGCTGCGCGCGGGCGAAGCCGACCTGGAGATCGGCGTGCTGAACGCGATGGGTCCGGAAGTGCGCGTGCAGGCGCTGTTCCGCGACCACTTCGTCGGCGTGGTCCGCGCGGGACACCCGCTGGCCAGGCCGCGCGAGGTCACGGCACAGGACTACGTCGCGCACGGCCATGTGGTCGCCTCGCGCCATGCGCGCGACCACGGCCCGGTCGATGACGCCCTGGCCCGGCTCGGCCTGCGGCGTCGCATCGTCGCGGTGGTGCCCGGCTTTCCCGCCGCGGTGGCCGTGGCCCGCGCTTCGGACCTGATCGCGCTGGTGCCCGCCTCCTATGCCGCCAGCCAGGGCACCGCGGACGGGGCGTCGCTCCATGCCTTCGGCCTGCCGGTGCCGCTGGCCGGCATCACCGTCTCGCAGATGTGGCACCCGCGCCTGCACGGCGATGCGGCGCATCGCTGGCTGCGCGAGCTGGTCCTGGCGCAATGCCGGGAGCCGTAG
- a CDS encoding diguanylate cyclase encodes MAPLRGLACVTDRAGRLLQLGQDLRRLTVADEAEMPTSLLDLVAVQGRPGLRNALDALASDAAPQALELPLRTPAGLRWCAFEVGAQPALDGGTPTLLWQGTDIHRYKQRIAELEQLTTAQSRMLDVSQDCIKIISLDGRLLHMNRAGCQALGVAADSGFGMPWLPLLPQDVHRPGARALERVREGHADRFTGRSEVEGGAPEYWDNLLTPMLDEAQQPTAILCISRNVTGERLALEAARDSEARLVVAARVGGLGIWDYNVSEDHFECDETWCRIMGLPPGQAVSTLEEFRRLIHPDDRERATQVETLAAEMLTGAKQYSTAYRIVRPDGEVRWIRSAARMETRGGAAPRAVGFAVDVTDAMRGEHALRDANRRLRHERDVLSREAQEDALTGVANRRGMDRQLDDLLAGAGGAPVCVGMIDLDDFKAFNDLHGHLEGDRALRQVAQALGEAVRPTDLVARYGGEEFVFVLAGTANPEPFLRRVFERVHALGIAHAGTQAGILTISCGCVVCHDAAPDQVETILAASDAALYEAKRLGRDQYVIVRQAPAPEG; translated from the coding sequence ATGGCGCCGTTGCGCGGGTTAGCCTGCGTCACCGATCGCGCCGGCCGCCTGCTGCAGCTGGGCCAGGACCTGCGGCGGCTGACCGTGGCCGATGAGGCCGAGATGCCGACCTCGCTGCTCGACCTGGTGGCGGTGCAGGGCCGGCCCGGGCTGCGCAACGCCCTGGATGCGCTGGCGTCCGACGCCGCGCCGCAGGCGCTGGAGCTGCCGCTGCGCACGCCGGCCGGCCTGCGCTGGTGTGCGTTCGAGGTCGGCGCGCAGCCGGCGCTGGACGGGGGTACGCCCACCCTGCTGTGGCAGGGCACCGACATCCACCGCTACAAGCAGCGCATCGCCGAGCTGGAACAGCTGACCACCGCGCAGTCGCGCATGCTCGATGTCAGCCAGGACTGCATCAAGATCATCTCCCTGGACGGCCGCCTGCTGCACATGAACCGGGCCGGCTGCCAGGCGCTGGGCGTGGCGGCCGACTCGGGCTTCGGCATGCCCTGGCTGCCGCTGCTGCCGCAGGACGTGCATCGGCCCGGCGCGCGGGCCCTGGAGCGCGTGCGGGAGGGGCACGCCGATCGCTTCACCGGCCGCAGCGAGGTGGAGGGCGGTGCGCCGGAATACTGGGACAACCTGCTGACGCCGATGCTCGACGAGGCGCAGCAGCCCACGGCGATCCTGTGCATCTCGCGCAACGTCACCGGCGAGCGGCTGGCGCTGGAGGCCGCGCGCGACAGCGAGGCGCGGCTGGTGGTCGCCGCCCGGGTCGGCGGGCTGGGCATCTGGGACTACAACGTGTCCGAGGATCACTTCGAATGCGACGAGACCTGGTGCCGGATCATGGGCCTGCCGCCGGGGCAGGCGGTGTCCACGCTGGAGGAGTTCCGGCGGCTGATCCATCCGGACGATCGCGAGCGCGCCACACAGGTGGAGACCCTCGCCGCCGAGATGCTGACCGGCGCCAAGCAGTATTCGACGGCCTACCGCATCGTGCGTCCGGACGGCGAGGTGCGCTGGATCCGGTCGGCCGCGCGGATGGAGACCCGCGGCGGCGCCGCGCCGCGCGCGGTGGGCTTCGCGGTCGATGTCACCGATGCGATGCGCGGCGAGCACGCCCTGCGCGACGCCAACCGCCGGCTGCGGCACGAGCGCGATGTCCTCAGCCGCGAGGCGCAGGAAGACGCGCTGACCGGCGTGGCCAACCGGCGCGGCATGGACCGGCAGCTGGACGATCTGTTGGCCGGCGCGGGCGGCGCACCGGTGTGCGTGGGCATGATCGACCTGGACGACTTCAAGGCGTTCAACGACCTGCACGGCCATCTGGAAGGCGACCGCGCGCTGCGCCAGGTGGCGCAGGCATTGGGCGAAGCGGTGCGGCCCACCGACCTGGTCGCGCGCTATGGCGGCGAGGAGTTCGTCTTCGTGCTCGCCGGCACGGCGAACCCCGAGCCCTTCCTGCGGCGCGTGTTCGAGCGCGTGCATGCGCTGGGCATCGCCCACGCCGGCACCCAGGCCGGCATCCTGACCATCAGCTGCGGCTGCGTGGTCTGCCACGACGCGGCGCCGGACCAGGTCGAGACCATCCTGGCCGCCAGCGACGCCGCCCTGTACGAAGCCAAGCGCCTCGGCCGCGATCAGTACGTGATCGTGCGCCAGGCGCCGGCGCCGGAGGGATGA
- a CDS encoding DUF2306 domain-containing protein → MASAAVVLALSWLGIGFLHAAYLKYAALDSPAYAMFLLRRGWLWCHLAGGGLGIALGLVQLVTQRWRGAWAVHRWSGRVYFGAMLVAMVGAAGLIATSPAPLSIRLAFSATSAAWWVTAGFGLAAILRRDVGTHRRWMLRAYLVTLAPAVFRLALAGVVGAGLAPSPGLIAWMLWGSWAVPLLLYALWLQLAGVSRRAGSGMEGAALRHDRA, encoded by the coding sequence GTGGCATCCGCTGCAGTCGTGCTCGCCCTGAGCTGGCTGGGCATCGGCTTTCTGCATGCGGCCTATCTCAAGTACGCCGCGCTGGATTCGCCGGCGTACGCGATGTTCCTGCTGCGGCGGGGCTGGCTGTGGTGCCATCTGGCCGGTGGTGGGCTGGGCATCGCGCTGGGGCTGGTGCAGCTGGTGACGCAGCGCTGGCGCGGTGCCTGGGCGGTGCATCGCTGGTCGGGGCGGGTGTACTTCGGCGCGATGCTGGTGGCGATGGTGGGCGCGGCGGGGCTGATCGCGACCTCGCCGGCGCCGCTGTCGATCCGGTTGGCCTTCAGCGCGACCAGCGCGGCGTGGTGGGTCACGGCGGGCTTCGGGCTGGCGGCGATCCTGCGGCGGGATGTCGGGACGCACCGGCGCTGGATGCTGCGCGCCTATCTGGTCACGCTGGCGCCCGCGGTCTTCCGGCTGGCGCTGGCGGGCGTGGTCGGCGCCGGGCTCGCGCCGTCGCCTGGCCTGATCGCCTGGATGCTGTGGGGCAGCTGGGCGGTGCCGCTGCTGCTGTATGCGCTGTGGCTCCAGCTGGCCGGCGTGTCGCGGCGCGCCGGATCGGGGATGGAGGGCGCCGCGCTGCGCCATGACCGGGCGTAG
- a CDS encoding nuclease-related domain-containing protein → MYLIFSSAVLLPMLLVVVGLLIWRFLRSLDRRRAPFNIQLVNLPGDGLRRRIARHEEKLLDFSGMISVAGPTFLALWLLARIDKTGIDWTKIRFGMGDLMFVVVLGAMLAFALWRMIHHARARRRALDGLHAELAVAQCLTPLIAEGAMVFHDVPANGFNLDHVVVAPGAVFAIETKSRRKPAERGKASARVRYDNQQLFFPQHTEIKPIEQADYQARWLESYLREGGIEQVRVIPVVALPGWYVDSEKSVFPRVLVNNCTNSSFMLRIGSGTPLPQSVRKSIGQLITHRYPSPAEPRP, encoded by the coding sequence ATGTATCTGATCTTCAGCAGCGCGGTATTGCTGCCGATGCTACTCGTAGTTGTGGGCCTGCTCATCTGGCGCTTCCTGCGCTCACTCGACCGCCGGCGCGCTCCATTCAACATTCAACTGGTCAATCTCCCAGGCGACGGCCTGCGCCGGCGCATCGCGCGCCACGAGGAGAAGCTGCTGGATTTCTCCGGCATGATCTCCGTGGCCGGTCCGACCTTCCTGGCCCTCTGGCTGCTCGCGCGCATCGACAAGACGGGTATCGACTGGACGAAGATCCGGTTCGGCATGGGCGACTTGATGTTCGTTGTAGTGCTGGGGGCGATGCTGGCCTTCGCACTATGGCGCATGATTCACCACGCGAGGGCACGCCGCAGAGCACTGGACGGACTTCACGCAGAGCTGGCCGTCGCGCAATGCCTGACGCCGTTGATCGCCGAAGGCGCGATGGTCTTTCACGACGTCCCGGCCAACGGATTCAACCTGGACCACGTCGTGGTCGCACCCGGCGCGGTTTTCGCGATCGAAACCAAGTCTCGCCGCAAGCCAGCAGAACGTGGCAAGGCGTCAGCTCGGGTTCGCTACGACAACCAACAGCTATTCTTCCCCCAGCACACCGAGATCAAGCCGATCGAGCAGGCCGACTATCAAGCTAGATGGCTGGAAAGCTATCTGCGCGAAGGCGGCATCGAACAGGTGCGCGTCATCCCGGTGGTAGCATTGCCGGGCTGGTATGTGGACAGTGAGAAGTCTGTCTTTCCTCGAGTACTGGTCAATAACTGCACCAACAGTAGCTTCATGCTGCGCATCGGGTCAGGCACGCCCCTCCCCCAATCAGTCCGCAAGTCCATCGGCCAGCTGATCACGCATCGCTATCCGTCGCCCGCAGAGCCACGGCCCTGA
- a CDS encoding SDR family NAD(P)-dependent oxidoreductase → MTTQRTVLITGGTSGIGLGLAKRYAQGGARVVITGRSAERLEQARAELPGCVTIAGDLARADARERLADRIASELGGLDVLVNNAGIQRRVDIAHDTAAWPERQAEIDLLFCAPIHLGTLLVPLLRKARQGGQLVNVTSGGAFNPQTFAPGYSAAKAALHSYTMNLRRALAGAGVTVTELIPPAVATALAGPGQAHGADLDAFCDAVFPRIERGEAEVGFGPTDTPEFRERLSAEHARFEAFARRNG, encoded by the coding sequence ATGACAACACAACGCACGGTGCTCATCACGGGCGGCACGTCCGGCATCGGCCTGGGGCTGGCCAAGCGCTATGCCCAAGGCGGCGCGCGGGTCGTGATCACCGGCCGCTCCGCCGAGCGCCTGGAGCAGGCGCGGGCCGAGCTGCCCGGCTGCGTGACCATCGCCGGCGACCTGGCGCGCGCCGACGCGCGCGAGCGCCTGGCCGACCGCATCGCCTCCGAGCTGGGCGGCCTGGATGTGCTGGTGAACAACGCCGGCATCCAGCGTCGGGTGGACATCGCCCACGACACTGCGGCCTGGCCCGAGCGTCAGGCGGAGATCGATCTGCTGTTCTGCGCGCCGATCCACCTGGGCACGCTGCTGGTCCCGCTGCTGCGCAAGGCCCGCCAGGGTGGGCAGCTGGTCAACGTCACTTCAGGCGGCGCGTTCAATCCGCAGACCTTCGCGCCGGGCTACAGCGCGGCCAAGGCGGCGTTGCACAGCTACACGATGAATCTGCGCCGGGCCCTGGCCGGGGCCGGCGTGACGGTCACCGAGCTGATCCCGCCGGCGGTGGCCACCGCCCTGGCCGGGCCGGGACAGGCGCACGGCGCGGATCTGGACGCGTTCTGCGATGCGGTGTTCCCACGCATCGAGCGCGGCGAGGCCGAGGTCGGGTTCGGCCCCACCGACACGCCGGAGTTCCGCGAGCGTCTATCCGCCGAACATGCGCGGTTCGAGGCGTTCGCGCGGCGTAACGGTTAG
- a CDS encoding type II toxin-antitoxin system RelE/ParE family toxin yields the protein MSDASNPARARTRPWNDRVDPWVGALLSLLLHLLMLWVLLHADVPVVQTTQGAPAGGRTRVDFIGESTAPADPAPPSPPPSRQPTPPTPVPPKPKVARKPPPASRLQTTRVDHPADPLLTEADTTPAPSATPSPPVPAPAQTPPQASTRPPANPPPTDRRSPNWGHPPGYIAQDSAPENAGFDDSPALNQGRGRDSGMDGASLSVGGYQAYYEPRVEERVRTWMAQGMKEFFIPLPGTEYLMVCPLEIVLRNGSGPCRALPPDSPELKGIGDSRDIINMQRVYHRGELVWKGPGPYR from the coding sequence ATGAGCGACGCGTCGAACCCCGCGCGTGCGCGGACCCGGCCCTGGAATGACCGCGTCGACCCCTGGGTCGGCGCGCTGCTGAGCCTGCTGCTGCACCTGCTGATGCTGTGGGTGCTGCTGCATGCCGACGTGCCGGTGGTGCAAACCACCCAGGGCGCGCCGGCCGGCGGCCGCACGCGGGTGGACTTCATCGGCGAGAGCACCGCGCCGGCCGATCCGGCCCCGCCCAGCCCGCCGCCCTCGCGCCAGCCCACCCCGCCCACGCCGGTCCCGCCCAAGCCGAAGGTCGCGCGCAAGCCGCCGCCGGCCTCGCGCCTGCAGACCACGCGCGTGGACCACCCGGCCGACCCGCTGCTGACCGAGGCCGACACCACGCCCGCGCCCAGCGCCACGCCCAGCCCGCCCGTGCCCGCGCCGGCGCAGACCCCGCCGCAGGCGTCCACGCGCCCGCCGGCCAACCCGCCGCCGACCGACCGCCGCTCGCCCAACTGGGGCCACCCGCCCGGCTACATCGCCCAGGACAGCGCGCCGGAGAACGCCGGCTTCGACGACAGCCCCGCGCTCAACCAGGGCCGCGGCCGCGACAGCGGCATGGATGGCGCCAGCCTGTCGGTCGGCGGCTACCAGGCCTATTACGAACCGCGCGTGGAAGAACGCGTGCGCACCTGGATGGCGCAGGGCATGAAGGAGTTCTTCATTCCCCTGCCCGGCACCGAGTACCTGATGGTGTGCCCGCTGGAGATCGTGCTGCGCAACGGCTCCGGCCCGTGCCGCGCGCTGCCGCCCGATTCGCCCGAGCTCAAGGGCATCGGCGACTCGCGCGACATCATCAACATGCAGCGCGTGTATCACCGCGGCGAGCTGGTGTGGAAGGGACCGGGGCCGTATCGCTGA
- a CDS encoding GNAT family N-acetyltransferase, producing the protein MTVPLLETPRLILREYRASDFEPFARHLSDPISAEFLGVVDRPTAWRFFCSHVGMWQLYGAGWWSVTPREGGEPAGHVGAFLREGRDGLELGWSIYRPFWGQGLAGEAAAAVLDYAFQTRREPQVHALIDPGNIASRRVAERLGLRFDGNTELHGKPVERYVRSATLSEA; encoded by the coding sequence GTGACCGTTCCCCTGCTGGAGACGCCACGGCTGATCCTGCGCGAGTACCGCGCCAGCGATTTCGAGCCCTTCGCCCGGCACCTGTCCGATCCGATCAGCGCCGAGTTCCTCGGCGTCGTCGACCGTCCCACCGCCTGGCGCTTCTTCTGCTCGCACGTGGGCATGTGGCAGCTGTACGGCGCCGGCTGGTGGTCGGTGACGCCGCGCGAGGGCGGCGAGCCGGCCGGCCATGTCGGCGCCTTCCTGCGCGAGGGCCGCGACGGCCTGGAACTGGGCTGGAGCATCTACCGCCCGTTCTGGGGCCAGGGCCTGGCCGGCGAGGCCGCCGCCGCCGTCCTCGACTACGCCTTCCAGACCCGCCGCGAGCCGCAGGTCCACGCCCTCATCGACCCCGGCAACATCGCCTCGCGGCGCGTGGCCGAGCGCCTGGGCCTGCGCTTCGACGGCAACACCGAGCTGCACGGCAAGCCGGTGGAGCGCTACGTGCGCAGCGCGACGCTCTCCGAGGCCTGA
- a CDS encoding SDR family NAD(P)-dependent oxidoreductase, translating into MKPSSNTVLLIGASRGLGYAMGEQFLARGWRVIATARAHSTERLDALSRRHPGALRVETVDITEPAQVAALRARLEGEAIDLLFVNAGVVNTDDDAIVADVATDEFLRLMLTNTLSPMRVVEALQDLVPSSGTIGLMSSGQGSLANNTRAGHEAYRASKAALNMCMRSFAARHADDPRTLLLMAPGWVKTDMGGPDARLTIEESIPNLLDTMEAQRGRAGLQYLDYLGRTVPW; encoded by the coding sequence ATGAAACCCTCATCCAATACCGTCCTGCTGATCGGCGCCTCGCGTGGGCTCGGCTACGCGATGGGGGAGCAGTTCCTGGCGCGCGGCTGGCGGGTGATCGCCACGGCCCGCGCGCATTCCACCGAGCGCCTGGACGCGCTGTCGCGCCGGCATCCCGGGGCGTTGCGCGTGGAGACGGTGGACATCACCGAGCCGGCGCAGGTCGCCGCCCTGCGCGCACGCCTGGAAGGCGAGGCGATCGACCTGCTGTTCGTCAATGCCGGCGTGGTCAATACCGATGACGACGCGATCGTGGCAGACGTGGCCACCGACGAATTCCTGCGGCTGATGCTGACCAACACCCTGAGTCCGATGCGCGTGGTCGAAGCGCTGCAGGACCTGGTGCCCTCAAGCGGCACGATCGGGCTGATGTCCTCGGGCCAGGGCAGCCTGGCCAACAACACCCGGGCCGGGCATGAGGCGTACCGGGCCAGCAAGGCGGCGCTGAACATGTGCATGCGCAGCTTCGCCGCGCGCCATGCCGACGACCCGCGCACGCTGCTGCTGATGGCGCCGGGCTGGGTCAAGACCGACATGGGCGGGCCGGATGCGCGGCTGACCATCGAGGAGAGCATCCCGAACCTGCTCGACACCATGGAGGCGCAGCGCGGCCGCGCCGGGCTGCAGTATCTGGACTATCTGGGGCGCACGGTGCCGTGGTGA
- a CDS encoding glutathione S-transferase N-terminal domain-containing protein yields the protein MMKLYYAPGTCALACWIALEWAGADYEAVKVDQHADAYRAINPLGTVPALDIGGARAMTQADAILQYIVQRHPEAGLGADASIEAQFVFNETLAFLTGDMHPAFWPFFTPERYTTDASETALQAVRDAAPARIARVLAHLDALIGDTDHVYAGRRSVADAYAFVMARWSDKAGESWRKYPNLARFMQAMAHDPTVKTVLERSSGR from the coding sequence ATGATGAAGCTCTACTACGCCCCCGGCACCTGCGCCCTGGCCTGCTGGATCGCGCTGGAATGGGCCGGTGCCGACTACGAGGCGGTGAAGGTCGACCAGCACGCGGACGCCTACCGCGCCATCAATCCGCTGGGCACGGTGCCGGCGCTGGACATCGGCGGTGCACGCGCGATGACCCAGGCCGATGCCATCCTGCAGTACATCGTCCAGCGTCATCCCGAGGCCGGGCTCGGCGCCGATGCGAGCATCGAGGCGCAGTTCGTGTTCAACGAGACGCTGGCCTTCCTGACTGGCGACATGCATCCGGCGTTCTGGCCCTTCTTCACCCCCGAGCGCTACACCACCGATGCCAGCGAGACGGCCCTGCAGGCGGTGCGCGACGCCGCACCCGCACGCATCGCGCGCGTGCTGGCCCACCTGGACGCGCTGATCGGCGACACCGACCACGTCTACGCCGGCCGCCGCAGCGTGGCCGACGCCTACGCCTTCGTCATGGCACGCTGGTCGGACAAGGCCGGCGAGAGCTGGCGCAAGTACCCCAACCTGGCCCGCTTCATGCAGGCCATGGCGCATGACCCCACCGTCAAGACCGTGCTGGAACGCTCGAGCGGGCGCTGA
- a CDS encoding MarR family winged helix-turn-helix transcriptional regulator, translating to MSTVRCVVMSIAFVRYCCHVNKAGMRMSRLSEQDMQRWIAWKRATEAVMAAVVAEITAHTGLSAADFSVLTRVVETPAGQIRQQRLSDDLGWERSRLSRQLTRMETRGLLRREGSTANWQVVATADGRDAVRDARRVHADAVRRVLIDAVPPEDADAFWRVVARLGAGDPSP from the coding sequence ATGAGCACCGTGCGTTGTGTTGTCATGTCAATAGCATTCGTCCGCTATTGTTGCCATGTCAACAAGGCGGGGATGCGCATGAGCAGACTTTCGGAACAGGACATGCAGCGATGGATCGCCTGGAAGCGCGCCACCGAGGCCGTGATGGCCGCGGTCGTCGCGGAGATCACCGCACACACGGGCCTGTCGGCGGCGGACTTTTCCGTGCTGACGCGCGTGGTCGAAACGCCCGCGGGCCAGATCCGCCAGCAGCGCCTGTCCGATGATCTGGGCTGGGAGCGCAGCCGGCTCTCGCGTCAACTGACCCGCATGGAAACGCGCGGGCTGCTGCGCCGCGAAGGCTCGACCGCCAACTGGCAGGTCGTCGCCACCGCCGACGGACGCGACGCCGTCCGCGACGCCCGCCGCGTCCACGCCGACGCCGTGCGGCGCGTCCTGATCGACGCGGTGCCCCCGGAAGATGCCGACGCGTTCTGGCGCGTGGTGGCGCGGCTTGGGGCGGGCGATCCGTCGCCCTGA
- a CDS encoding peptidoglycan recognition family protein, whose protein sequence is MADPNRMPSDPSHPDHALYQQLLRGVEGLHRWQGDQNANVAAALYAQVKADPRFPEQISQVVLGDPSAKVPSVFATYTPPYGADPMRASAPTSSAQTPAADSLRPFALPASQVDKDGMLTVPEIRNARVTALEHGALTSPEAIVMHRTESSTAKSTLDGYNAGGQPAGAHFLIDKDGTIYQTASLDHQTWHVGKIRSRGAEEGTLIEPDKTWHAQTGFKPTAINSHENANPYPIRYPNNSDSIGIEVVGAYNATTKTWDAPTAEQTASIHRLVGVLQQQYGLDNHDIYKHDTISYKTAGEGDGLYVPGAAAAGGVQHPAGPTR, encoded by the coding sequence ATGGCAGATCCGAACCGGATGCCCAGCGATCCCTCCCACCCCGACCACGCGCTGTATCAGCAACTCCTGCGGGGCGTCGAGGGGCTGCACCGCTGGCAGGGCGATCAGAACGCCAACGTCGCCGCCGCACTCTATGCGCAGGTCAAGGCGGACCCGCGCTTCCCGGAGCAGATCAGCCAGGTGGTGCTCGGCGATCCGTCCGCGAAGGTCCCCTCCGTCTTCGCCACCTATACGCCGCCTTATGGGGCGGACCCCATGCGGGCCAGCGCGCCGACCTCGAGCGCACAGACGCCCGCGGCGGACAGCCTGCGTCCCTTCGCATTGCCTGCCTCCCAGGTGGACAAGGACGGCATGCTCACGGTCCCGGAGATCCGCAATGCGCGCGTCACCGCGCTCGAGCATGGCGCGCTGACCTCGCCGGAAGCCATCGTGATGCACCGCACCGAATCCTCCACGGCGAAAAGCACGCTGGATGGCTACAACGCCGGTGGCCAGCCTGCCGGCGCGCACTTCCTGATCGACAAGGACGGCACGATCTATCAGACCGCGAGCCTGGACCACCAGACCTGGCACGTGGGCAAGATCCGCTCGCGCGGCGCCGAGGAAGGCACGCTGATCGAGCCCGACAAGACCTGGCACGCGCAGACCGGCTTCAAGCCCACGGCCATCAACAGCCACGAGAACGCGAACCCCTATCCCATCCGCTATCCCAACAACAGCGACAGCATCGGGATCGAGGTCGTGGGCGCCTACAACGCGACGACCAAGACCTGGGACGCGCCGACCGCCGAGCAGACCGCCTCGATCCATCGCCTGGTCGGCGTGCTGCAGCAGCAGTATGGATTGGACAACCATGACATCTACAAGCACGACACCATTTCCTACAAGACTGCGGGCGAGGGCGATGGCCTGTACGTGCCTGGCGCTGCCGCTGCTGGCGGCGTGCAACATCCCGCAGGCCCGACCCGCTGA
- a CDS encoding DUF2306 domain-containing protein, whose product MAASAAVVLALGWLGIGFLHAAYLKYAALDSPAYAMFLLRRGWLWCHLAGGGLGVVLGLVQLLTQRWPRLWRVHRVSGRVYFAAMLVAMVGAVGLIATSPAPTGIRVAFGSTLLAWLVTGGAGLAAILRRNVAAHRRWMLGAYLVTLAPAVFRLSLAGVVAQGVAPSPDLIAWMLWGSWAVPLLLYALWLRLAGAAHRGSWAEGAALRHDRA is encoded by the coding sequence GTGGCGGCCTCCGCGGCCGTCGTGCTGGCCCTGGGCTGGCTGGGCATCGGCTTTCTGCATGCGGCGTACCTCAAGTACGCCGCGCTGGATTCGCCGGCGTACGCGATGTTCCTGCTGCGGCGGGGCTGGCTGTGGTGCCATCTGGCCGGTGGCGGGCTGGGCGTGGTGCTGGGCTTGGTGCAACTGCTGACCCAGCGCTGGCCGCGGCTGTGGCGCGTGCATCGGGTGTCGGGCCGCGTGTACTTCGCCGCGATGCTGGTGGCCATGGTCGGCGCGGTCGGCCTGATCGCGACCTCGCCGGCACCGACGGGCATCCGCGTGGCCTTCGGCTCCACCTTGCTGGCGTGGCTGGTCACCGGCGGTGCGGGCCTGGCGGCGATCCTGCGTCGCAACGTGGCCGCGCATCGCCGCTGGATGCTGGGCGCGTATCTGGTCACGCTGGCCCCGGCGGTGTTCCGGCTGTCGCTTGCGGGCGTGGTGGCGCAGGGCGTGGCGCCATCGCCGGACCTGATCGCGTGGATGCTGTGGGGCAGCTGGGCGGTGCCGCTGTTGCTGTATGCGCTGTGGCTCAGGCTGGCCGGCGCCGCGCATCGCGGGTCATGGGCGGAGGGCGCCGCGCTGCGCCATGACCGCGCGTAG